One region of Aurantimonas sp. HBX-1 genomic DNA includes:
- a CDS encoding TRAP transporter small permease subunit codes for MRSFIAGVSAVSRFLGLIAGILLVTAILSVTQMVFVRYVLVQSTVWQTEYTIYAIVAATFLGAPWVLIERGHVNVDLLQMAAGPRLRLALQMLSGLASMVFVGLLAYAAWYHFEEAWVNGWTTETVWALPLWIPVLPMLIGMVWLLVQYVAELTRLWLDGADPALGTQEAHFSDIAKGA; via the coding sequence ATGCGGTCCTTCATCGCCGGCGTCTCGGCAGTTTCGCGGTTTCTCGGCCTGATCGCCGGGATCCTGCTCGTCACCGCGATCCTTTCGGTCACGCAGATGGTGTTCGTGCGCTACGTTCTCGTGCAATCCACCGTCTGGCAGACCGAATACACGATCTATGCCATCGTCGCCGCGACCTTCCTGGGCGCGCCGTGGGTGCTGATCGAGCGCGGCCACGTCAATGTCGACCTCCTGCAGATGGCGGCAGGGCCCCGCCTGCGGCTTGCCCTGCAGATGCTCTCGGGGCTCGCCTCGATGGTGTTCGTCGGGCTGCTGGCCTACGCCGCCTGGTATCACTTCGAGGAAGCCTGGGTGAACGGCTGGACCACCGAGACGGTCTGGGCGCTGCCGCTGTGGATACCCGTCCTGCCGATGCTGATCGGGATGGTCTGGCTGCTCGTGCAATATGTCGCCGAACTGACGCGGCTCTGGCTCGACGGCGCCGATCCGGCGCTCGGCACGCAGGAAGCGCACTTCTCCGACATCGCGAAGGGAGCCTGA
- a CDS encoding ABC transporter substrate-binding protein — MKSLLTSTLLAAALFGFAAPASAQDNCEITISNMNWASAEVMAEIDKFIISEGFDCAARLMPGDTMPTFASMTEKQEPDVAPEMWVNQFREQIDAAADEGTIEFAAEVLSDGGEEGWWVPQYFAEAHPEIKTVGDALAHPDLFPSREDPSKGAVHGCPAGWGCQITTANLFRAYDAEDKGFVLVDTGSAAGLDGSIARAYENKEPWLGYYWAPTAILGKYPMVKLAFDAEHDPEEWQRCTTVADCPDPKINAWTKSEVFTVVTPRVAEMSEGIVDYLKTRSWSNETVNKLLAWKEDNQATGEDTALYFLENNEAVWSDWVSAETAEKIKAAL, encoded by the coding sequence ATGAAATCACTCTTGACGTCCACCTTGCTCGCCGCCGCATTGTTCGGCTTTGCCGCCCCGGCATCTGCTCAGGACAACTGCGAGATTACCATCTCCAACATGAACTGGGCTTCAGCCGAGGTGATGGCGGAGATCGACAAGTTCATCATCTCCGAAGGCTTCGACTGTGCTGCTCGCCTGATGCCGGGCGACACGATGCCGACCTTCGCGTCGATGACGGAGAAGCAGGAGCCGGACGTCGCGCCGGAAATGTGGGTGAACCAGTTCCGCGAGCAGATCGATGCGGCAGCGGATGAGGGCACCATCGAGTTCGCGGCCGAAGTCCTGTCCGACGGCGGCGAGGAAGGCTGGTGGGTGCCGCAGTATTTCGCCGAGGCGCATCCCGAGATCAAGACGGTGGGAGACGCCCTCGCCCACCCGGACCTTTTCCCCTCGCGCGAAGACCCGAGCAAGGGCGCCGTCCACGGGTGCCCGGCGGGCTGGGGCTGCCAGATCACCACGGCCAATCTCTTCAGGGCCTATGACGCGGAAGACAAGGGCTTCGTCCTCGTCGACACCGGATCGGCCGCCGGCCTCGACGGTTCGATCGCCCGCGCCTACGAGAACAAGGAGCCCTGGCTCGGCTATTACTGGGCGCCCACCGCCATCCTCGGCAAGTATCCGATGGTCAAGCTCGCCTTCGACGCCGAGCATGATCCGGAAGAGTGGCAGCGCTGCACCACGGTTGCCGACTGTCCGGACCCGAAGATCAATGCCTGGACCAAGTCCGAGGTGTTCACGGTGGTGACCCCGAGGGTGGCCGAAATGTCGGAGGGCATCGTCGACTACCTCAAGACCCGCTCGTGGAGCAACGAGACGGTCAACAAGCTGCTGGCCTGGAAGGAGGACAACCAGGCCACCGGCGAGGACACGGCGCTGTATTTCCTCGAGAACAACGAGGCGGTCTGGTCCGACTGGGTCTCGGCAGAGACCGCCGAGAAGATCAAGGCGGCGCTCTGA
- the dctP gene encoding TRAP transporter substrate-binding protein DctP, whose translation MKSILLSAVCTLAIAGGALAQDVTLRASHQFPGGKGDVRDEMVQMIAREVQAADVGLTMQVFPGESLFKASDQWGAVTKGQVDITAFPLDYASGRHPEFSATLMPGLVGNHERAARLNDSPFMDSIKESINEAGAMVLADAWLAGGFVSSQNCITTPESAKGQTLRAAGPAFEQMLVGAGASISSMPSSEIYTGMQQNVLQGASTSSGSLVSFRIYEVSKCLTAPGENALWFMYEPVIMSKRSFDRLTKEQQDALIAAGEKAEAYFAEEAPKLDEKLVEAYKKAGVEVVEMSKEDYDAWLEIAKETSYKEFAEKVPNGQQLIDAALAVE comes from the coding sequence GCACGCTGGCAATCGCCGGCGGCGCGCTGGCCCAGGACGTGACGCTGCGGGCCTCGCACCAGTTTCCGGGCGGCAAGGGCGACGTCCGGGACGAAATGGTCCAGATGATCGCACGCGAAGTCCAGGCGGCCGATGTCGGGCTGACGATGCAGGTGTTTCCGGGCGAGTCGCTGTTCAAGGCCAGCGACCAGTGGGGCGCGGTGACCAAGGGCCAGGTAGACATCACCGCCTTCCCGCTCGACTACGCGTCCGGGCGGCACCCGGAGTTCTCGGCGACGCTGATGCCGGGCCTGGTCGGCAATCACGAGCGCGCGGCGCGCCTCAACGATTCGCCGTTCATGGATTCGATCAAGGAATCGATCAACGAGGCCGGCGCCATGGTTCTCGCCGATGCGTGGCTCGCCGGCGGGTTCGTGTCGTCGCAGAACTGCATCACGACGCCCGAGAGCGCCAAGGGTCAGACGCTGCGGGCGGCCGGCCCGGCCTTCGAGCAGATGCTGGTCGGCGCCGGCGCATCGATCTCCTCGATGCCGTCGTCGGAAATCTATACCGGCATGCAGCAGAACGTCCTGCAGGGCGCCAGCACCTCGTCCGGCTCGCTCGTCTCGTTCCGCATCTACGAGGTCTCCAAGTGCCTGACGGCACCCGGCGAAAACGCCCTCTGGTTCATGTACGAGCCGGTGATCATGTCGAAGCGCTCCTTCGATCGGCTGACCAAGGAGCAGCAGGATGCGCTGATCGCCGCCGGCGAGAAGGCCGAGGCGTATTTCGCCGAAGAAGCACCGAAGCTCGATGAGAAGCTGGTCGAAGCCTACAAGAAGGCCGGCGTCGAAGTGGTCGAGATGTCCAAGGAAGACTACGATGCCTGGCTCGAGATCGCCAAGGAGACTTCCTACAAGGAGTTCGCCGAGAAGGTGCCGAACGGCCAGCAGCTGATCGACGCCGCGCTCGCCGTCGAATAG
- a CDS encoding malonyl-CoA decarboxylase, whose translation MSRVSLLSDLLSSIGARSWFLGDDAARKIALPELAGLCHRLVSSRGEASGVRLAADILKGIRALGDADAERFFAILAEEFGPDEAALRDAAEAYGSAPGPATLSRLQHLAEPPRQELFRRLNLAPGGTAEIVRLRERLLPFLRRDRERLGPVDDDLRHLFQSWFNRGFLLMRPIDWNTPASILEKIIRYEAVHAIATWEELRQRLAPADRRCFAFFHPSIPDDPLIFVEVALTADIPASIASVLDPARPVLAPDAAQTAVFYSISNCHAGLAGVSFGSFLIKQVAEDLKETVPSLRTFVTLSPVPGFAAWLAGLSPAGIEKLEANEKQAIAIVGEPGWTSSPTKVEAARPGLLSLAARYFLRAKRPDGRPVDPVARFHLGNGAMLNRIMHVGDVSAGGLAQAHGLMVNYLYDLPRVEQRHEAFASEAEIAASRAVTSLLPGRGSAMKDVA comes from the coding sequence ATGAGCCGGGTTTCGCTGCTCTCCGACCTTCTGAGCTCGATCGGGGCCCGCTCCTGGTTCCTCGGTGACGACGCGGCGCGCAAGATCGCCCTGCCGGAACTCGCCGGCCTCTGCCACCGGCTGGTCTCCTCGCGCGGCGAGGCCTCGGGCGTGCGGCTCGCCGCCGACATCCTGAAGGGCATCCGCGCGCTGGGCGATGCCGACGCGGAACGGTTCTTCGCGATCCTCGCGGAGGAATTCGGACCGGACGAGGCGGCGCTGCGCGACGCCGCGGAGGCCTATGGGAGCGCGCCGGGGCCGGCGACGCTCTCCCGGCTCCAGCACCTGGCGGAACCGCCGCGGCAGGAGCTCTTCCGGCGGCTCAATCTCGCCCCCGGCGGGACGGCGGAAATCGTCCGCCTGCGCGAGCGGCTGCTGCCGTTCCTGCGGCGCGACCGCGAGCGGTTGGGGCCGGTCGACGACGATCTGCGGCATCTGTTCCAGTCATGGTTCAACCGCGGCTTCCTGCTGATGCGGCCGATCGACTGGAACACGCCGGCCAGCATCCTGGAAAAGATCATCCGCTACGAGGCGGTGCACGCCATCGCGACGTGGGAGGAACTGCGCCAGCGGCTGGCGCCGGCCGACCGGCGCTGCTTCGCCTTCTTCCACCCCTCGATACCGGACGACCCGCTGATCTTCGTCGAGGTGGCGCTGACCGCCGACATCCCGGCCTCGATCGCCTCGGTGCTGGATCCCGCCCGCCCGGTCCTCGCGCCCGATGCGGCGCAGACGGCGGTGTTCTATTCGATCTCGAACTGCCACGCCGGCCTTGCCGGCGTCAGCTTCGGCTCGTTCCTGATCAAGCAGGTCGCCGAGGACCTCAAGGAGACCGTACCGAGCCTTCGGACCTTCGTGACGCTGTCGCCGGTTCCGGGCTTCGCAGCCTGGCTCGCGGGGCTGTCGCCCGCCGGTATCGAGAAGCTGGAGGCGAACGAAAAGCAGGCGATCGCCATCGTCGGCGAACCAGGATGGACGTCCAGTCCGACCAAGGTGGAGGCGGCGCGGCCTGGCCTGCTGTCGCTGGCCGCACGCTATTTCCTGCGTGCCAAGCGGCCGGACGGCCGCCCCGTCGACCCGGTGGCACGCTTTCATCTCGGCAACGGCGCGATGCTCAACCGGATCATGCATGTCGGCGACGTCTCCGCCGGTGGGCTGGCGCAGGCGCACGGGCTGATGGTCAATTATCTCTACGATCTCCCGCGGGTCGAGCAGCGGCATGAAGCCTTTGCGAGCGAGGCGGAGATCGCGGCGAGCCGGGCGGTGACGTCGCTGCTTCCCGGCCGCGGCAGCGCAATGAAGGACGTAGCATGA
- a CDS encoding proline/glycine betaine ABC transporter permease, which translates to MDWLTEFPQIGGRDLRLMSRTIDQHYRAFSRAYGDTIEAMFRPLLDFLLWFERLLLGTPWFIVLGAIVLIVWLASRSPKITIGTAVALTLIGVFGMWEDTMRTLSIIIVCTLMSIVIGLPIGIVMSRSDRVQAVVNPILDVMQTMPSFVYLIPIVMLLGIGLIPGLIVVVIYAMPPIIRLTNLGIRLVDKEVLEAANAFGSSTWQRLMQVQLPLALPTIMAGINQTIMMALAMVVVASLIGVRGLGQPVLQAITNQYFTQGVLNGLAIVAIAIIFDRASQAYGKRLQRHREAAHG; encoded by the coding sequence TTGGACTGGCTGACCGAATTTCCCCAGATCGGGGGCCGTGACCTGCGCCTGATGTCGCGCACGATCGACCAGCATTACCGCGCCTTCTCGCGCGCCTACGGCGACACGATCGAGGCGATGTTCCGGCCGCTGCTCGACTTCCTGCTGTGGTTCGAGCGGCTCCTGCTGGGCACGCCGTGGTTCATCGTGCTCGGCGCCATCGTCCTGATCGTATGGCTCGCCAGCCGCTCGCCGAAGATCACCATCGGCACCGCCGTGGCGCTTACCCTGATCGGCGTGTTCGGCATGTGGGAAGACACGATGCGGACGCTGTCGATCATCATCGTGTGCACCCTGATGTCGATCGTCATCGGCCTGCCGATCGGCATCGTCATGTCGCGCTCGGATCGCGTGCAGGCGGTGGTCAATCCGATCCTCGACGTGATGCAGACGATGCCGTCCTTCGTCTACCTGATCCCGATCGTCATGCTGCTAGGCATCGGGCTGATCCCCGGCCTGATCGTGGTGGTGATCTATGCGATGCCGCCGATCATCCGCCTCACCAATCTCGGCATCAGGCTGGTCGACAAGGAAGTGCTCGAGGCCGCCAACGCCTTTGGCTCCTCCACCTGGCAGCGGCTGATGCAGGTGCAGCTGCCGCTGGCGCTGCCGACCATCATGGCCGGTATCAACCAGACCATCATGATGGCGCTGGCGATGGTCGTCGTCGCCTCGCTGATCGGCGTCCGGGGGCTCGGCCAGCCGGTGCTGCAGGCGATCACCAACCAGTATTTCACGCAGGGCGTGCTCAACGGTCTCGCAATCGTCGCCATCGCCATCATCTTCGACCGTGCCAGCCAGGCCTACGGCAAGCGGCTCCAGCGTCACCGGGAGGCCGCCCATGGCTGA
- a CDS encoding TRAP transporter large permease, with translation MDPTTSGLAMLAGLLVLLAIGVPVAFSLGLVSMGALFVVYGPFFLETIGEQFLGGLASFGLVAVPMFILMGAAVASSPAGKDLYEALDRWLNRVPGGLVLSNLGACSLFAALSGSSPATCAAIGKMGIPEMRQRGYPPEIAAGSIAAGGTLGILIPPSVTMIVYGIATETSIGRLFLAGVGPGIMLTALFMIWTIYACKRQGLGLTELSQRFTMRERFAALPRVLPFLAIIVAVLFVLYGGIATPSEAAGVGALFCLILVAVIYGIFSKSWKFSQMSGIFRDTLKESVMIMLIIGASELFAFALSSLFITQSMAAYIADLDVNRWVLMGIINVFLLVAGFFLPPVAVILMTAPILLPIITGAGFDPYWFAVILTINMEIGLITPPVGLNLYVINGIAPDISLGQILRGSLPYVMCMVLGILLLCLFPDIALFLPDLVMGPSE, from the coding sequence ATGGACCCGACAACGTCCGGCCTCGCGATGCTCGCCGGGCTCCTGGTGCTGCTCGCCATCGGCGTGCCTGTCGCCTTCTCGCTCGGCCTCGTCTCGATGGGCGCCCTCTTCGTCGTCTACGGCCCGTTCTTCCTCGAGACCATCGGCGAGCAGTTTCTCGGCGGCCTCGCCTCCTTCGGCCTCGTCGCGGTGCCGATGTTCATCCTGATGGGCGCGGCCGTCGCCTCTTCGCCGGCCGGCAAGGACCTCTACGAAGCGCTCGACCGCTGGCTCAACCGCGTGCCCGGCGGGCTGGTCCTGTCCAATCTCGGCGCCTGCTCGCTCTTCGCGGCGCTGTCCGGCTCGTCGCCGGCGACCTGTGCGGCGATCGGCAAGATGGGCATTCCCGAGATGCGCCAGCGTGGCTATCCGCCGGAGATCGCGGCCGGCTCGATCGCCGCGGGCGGCACTCTCGGCATCCTGATCCCGCCATCGGTGACGATGATCGTCTACGGCATCGCCACCGAGACCTCGATCGGGCGGCTGTTCCTGGCCGGGGTCGGCCCGGGGATCATGCTCACCGCGCTGTTCATGATCTGGACGATCTACGCCTGCAAGCGGCAGGGGCTGGGTCTCACAGAACTCAGCCAGCGCTTCACCATGCGCGAGCGCTTCGCGGCCCTGCCGCGAGTCCTGCCCTTCCTGGCGATCATCGTGGCGGTGCTGTTCGTCCTCTATGGCGGCATCGCGACGCCGTCGGAAGCCGCCGGCGTCGGCGCGCTGTTCTGCCTGATCCTGGTCGCCGTGATCTACGGCATCTTCTCCAAGAGCTGGAAGTTCAGCCAGATGAGCGGGATCTTCCGCGACACGCTGAAGGAAAGCGTGATGATCATGCTGATCATCGGCGCCTCCGAGCTCTTCGCCTTCGCCCTGTCGTCGCTGTTCATCACCCAGTCGATGGCTGCCTATATCGCGGATCTCGACGTCAATCGCTGGGTGCTGATGGGCATCATCAACGTGTTCCTGCTGGTGGCCGGCTTCTTCCTGCCGCCGGTGGCGGTGATCCTGATGACCGCGCCGATCCTGCTGCCGATCATCACCGGCGCCGGATTCGACCCCTACTGGTTCGCGGTGATCCTGACCATCAACATGGAGATCGGTCTGATCACCCCGCCTGTCGGGCTCAATCTCTACGTCATCAACGGCATCGCGCCGGACATCTCGCTCGGCCAGATCCTGCGCGGCTCGCTGCCATACGTGATGTGCATGGTGCTGGGCATCCTGCTGCTGTGCCTGTTCCCGGACATCGCCCTGTTCCTGCCCGATCTCGTGATGGGCCCCTCGGAATGA
- a CDS encoding response regulator: MKILILEDEPIIAIDLEDIVLSRVHEAEVLLADSIEAALSSLDGGIDFALLDIALGTSGETSLPIAQRLLLERVPFCFVSSSLGDLPATFGSVPKVSKPFRPEEVAEMLPRAA, from the coding sequence ATGAAAATTCTCATCCTGGAAGACGAGCCGATAATCGCCATAGACCTCGAAGATATCGTGCTCAGCCGCGTTCACGAGGCCGAGGTTCTGCTGGCCGATTCGATCGAGGCGGCCCTGTCTTCCCTCGACGGGGGAATCGACTTCGCGCTGCTCGACATCGCGCTCGGCACGAGCGGCGAGACCTCCTTGCCGATCGCGCAGCGTCTGCTGCTGGAGCGCGTGCCGTTCTGTTTCGTGTCGAGCAGCCTCGGCGATCTTCCCGCGACATTCGGCTCGGTGCCGAAGGTGTCGAAGCCCTTCCGCCCAGAAGAGGTCGCGGAGATGCTGCCGCGCGCGGCATGA
- a CDS encoding malonyl-CoA synthase, producing the protein MTNRLFDGLMEAGRRDPTKRFAVLPDGRNYTYGDVEAVSARFANVLIGLGVKPGDRVAAQVEKSIEALMLYLGTVRAGGVFLPLNTGYTTSEIDYFLDDARPAVFVCNPAARDGLAPLAEKAGARLETLRVWTSSDRSAGSLFDAALAAPETFETVARAGSDLAAILYTSGTTGRSKGAMLTHDNLLSNAEVLRDTWRFTADDVLLHALPIFHTHGLFVASNTVLIAGASMIFLPKFDVEQVFRYLPQATSMMGVPTFYTRLLADDRLTRETTAHMRLFVSGSAPLLADTHREFEARTGQRILERYGMTETSMSTSNPYDGERRAGTVGFPLPGVELRVVDAETGKELPQGEIGVIEVKGPNVFSGYWQMPEKTAAEFRDDGFFITGDLGLIDPDGYVTIVGRGKDLVISGGFNIYPKEVELALDELPGVVESAVIGVPHPDFGEGVVGVVVAKGTLREEELTAALRERLARFKQPKRIVFVDELPRNTMGKVQKNVLRERFADLLAKA; encoded by the coding sequence ATGACGAACCGCCTGTTCGATGGCCTGATGGAAGCCGGACGCCGTGATCCGACGAAGCGCTTTGCCGTGCTGCCGGACGGGCGGAACTACACCTATGGTGACGTGGAAGCGGTCTCTGCGCGCTTCGCCAACGTCCTGATCGGTCTTGGCGTGAAGCCCGGCGACCGCGTTGCCGCCCAGGTCGAAAAGTCCATCGAAGCGCTGATGCTCTATCTCGGCACGGTCCGGGCCGGCGGCGTGTTCCTGCCGCTGAACACCGGCTACACGACCTCGGAGATCGACTACTTCCTCGACGATGCCCGCCCGGCGGTGTTCGTCTGCAATCCTGCCGCGCGCGACGGGCTGGCACCGCTCGCCGAAAAGGCCGGGGCGCGGCTCGAAACGCTGCGCGTCTGGACGTCGTCGGACAGGAGCGCGGGCTCGCTCTTCGACGCCGCCCTCGCCGCCCCGGAAACGTTCGAGACCGTCGCGCGCGCGGGCAGCGACCTCGCCGCGATCCTCTACACGTCGGGGACGACCGGCCGCTCCAAGGGCGCGATGCTGACGCACGACAATCTCCTGTCGAACGCCGAGGTGCTGCGCGACACCTGGCGCTTCACCGCCGACGACGTGCTGCTGCACGCCCTGCCGATCTTCCACACGCACGGACTGTTCGTCGCCTCCAACACGGTGCTGATCGCCGGCGCGTCGATGATCTTCCTGCCGAAGTTCGACGTCGAGCAGGTGTTTCGCTACCTGCCGCAGGCGACGAGCATGATGGGCGTGCCGACCTTCTATACGCGGCTCCTCGCCGACGACCGGCTGACGCGCGAGACGACCGCGCACATGCGCCTGTTCGTCTCCGGCTCGGCCCCCCTGCTGGCGGACACGCACCGGGAGTTCGAGGCGCGTACCGGCCAGCGCATCCTCGAGCGCTACGGCATGACCGAGACCAGCATGAGCACCTCGAATCCCTATGACGGCGAGCGCCGCGCCGGCACGGTGGGCTTCCCGCTGCCGGGGGTGGAACTTCGCGTGGTCGACGCCGAGACCGGCAAGGAGCTGCCGCAGGGCGAGATCGGCGTCATCGAGGTCAAGGGCCCGAACGTATTCTCGGGCTACTGGCAGATGCCGGAGAAGACCGCCGCGGAGTTCCGCGACGACGGCTTCTTCATCACCGGCGATCTCGGCCTGATCGATCCGGACGGCTACGTCACGATCGTCGGTCGCGGCAAGGATCTGGTGATTTCCGGCGGTTTCAACATCTATCCCAAGGAGGTTGAGCTCGCGCTGGACGAGCTGCCCGGCGTGGTCGAGAGCGCGGTGATCGGCGTGCCGCATCCCGATTTCGGCGAGGGCGTGGTCGGCGTCGTGGTGGCGAAGGGGACGCTGCGCGAGGAGGAGCTCACGGCGGCCCTCAGGGAGCGGCTGGCACGGTTCAAGCAGCCCAAGCGGATCGTCTTCGTCGACGAACTGCCCCGCAATACCATGGGCAAGGTGCAGAAGAACGTCCTGCGCGAACGCTTCGCCGATCTCCTCGCGAAGGCCTGA
- a CDS encoding bifunctional diguanylate cyclase/phosphodiesterase: MLLNTIRRNWATFCSGAAITGFVIMSILWLGSASVGELVEAEMRARGTNFTRLLLGTEGHVDAFLTGIARDPDAEATIRKVASLADIESFAIFSRQGEEVFRSRSDRYEWLLRDRPGGIRSGDRLSPSLLERPGEWQVVHDDGHTDSSVVSPLIRGDTTIGYVSVVADMAESRRAYATTLGWTSALVALVLCLATGVPFLLYVRRKRKISEADERIQFLANHDALTHLLNRRRMQEETDRVMTTARATRERVAYLYIDLDELSEINNSLGQGCGDELLRTVATRLAAAVDDGDLVARIGADDFAVLHRRASDVAAIASFARRLTETVCEPVHLGGQTVQPRISIGCALAPQDGRVHSEIVKHAEIAHLHHKADKGRSLVFFDPSMDDEMARRRQIEALVREAVEKDSFELFYQPIVNGDGSRLLGFEALLRLGDSHGGYISPTLFVPIAETRGYIKEIGSWVIREAARQIALWPEPLFVSVNLSAVQFRDGDLVDIVRATLQDAGIPGRRLEIEVVESLLLERSEDVLEQLGQLKALGISVDMDDFGTGYSSLSYLWRFPFDKLKIDQSFMVALTNGEPNVPQILETIVAMAHTMQMKVTTEGIETQAQVDLMKRLGCDQLQGYLFGKPMPADRVASEILTRFRIADSGIRGPAAAQAVS, translated from the coding sequence ATGCTGCTCAACACCATCAGGCGAAACTGGGCGACGTTCTGCAGCGGCGCGGCGATCACCGGCTTCGTGATCATGAGCATCCTGTGGCTGGGCAGCGCTTCGGTCGGGGAGCTGGTCGAGGCGGAGATGCGCGCGCGCGGGACCAATTTCACGCGCCTGCTTCTCGGCACCGAAGGCCACGTGGACGCCTTCCTCACCGGGATTGCGCGCGATCCCGACGCCGAGGCGACGATCCGCAAGGTCGCTAGCCTCGCCGACATCGAGAGCTTCGCGATCTTCAGCCGGCAGGGTGAGGAAGTCTTCCGGTCCCGCTCCGACCGTTACGAGTGGCTCCTGCGCGACCGTCCGGGCGGCATCCGCTCCGGTGACCGGCTCTCGCCGTCATTGCTGGAAAGACCGGGCGAATGGCAGGTCGTGCATGACGACGGCCACACCGACTCCTCCGTGGTCTCGCCGCTGATCCGGGGCGACACGACGATCGGCTACGTTTCGGTCGTCGCCGACATGGCCGAGAGCCGGCGGGCCTACGCCACCACGCTGGGATGGACGTCGGCCCTGGTCGCCCTCGTCCTGTGCCTGGCGACGGGGGTGCCGTTCCTGCTTTATGTCCGGCGCAAGCGGAAGATCTCCGAGGCCGACGAGCGGATCCAGTTCCTCGCCAACCACGACGCCCTCACCCATCTGCTCAACCGGCGGCGGATGCAGGAGGAGACGGACCGGGTGATGACCACCGCCCGCGCCACGCGCGAACGGGTCGCCTACCTCTATATCGATCTCGACGAGCTTTCCGAGATCAACAACAGTCTCGGCCAGGGCTGCGGCGACGAGCTGCTCCGCACCGTTGCGACGCGTCTCGCGGCGGCCGTCGACGACGGCGACCTCGTCGCCCGCATCGGCGCCGACGACTTCGCCGTCCTGCATCGTCGGGCAAGCGACGTCGCCGCCATCGCCAGCTTCGCACGACGCCTCACCGAAACGGTCTGCGAGCCGGTGCATCTCGGCGGCCAGACGGTGCAGCCGCGCATATCGATCGGCTGCGCCCTGGCGCCCCAGGACGGGCGGGTCCATTCCGAGATCGTCAAGCACGCCGAGATCGCCCATCTCCACCACAAGGCGGACAAGGGCCGCAGCCTGGTCTTCTTCGACCCCTCGATGGACGACGAGATGGCCCGGCGTCGCCAGATCGAGGCGCTGGTGCGCGAAGCCGTCGAGAAGGACAGCTTCGAGCTGTTCTACCAGCCGATCGTCAACGGCGACGGATCCCGGCTCCTGGGCTTCGAGGCGCTGCTGCGCCTCGGCGACAGCCATGGCGGCTACATCTCGCCGACCCTGTTCGTGCCGATCGCCGAGACGCGCGGCTACATCAAGGAGATCGGCAGCTGGGTGATCAGGGAAGCGGCGCGCCAGATCGCGCTGTGGCCGGAGCCGCTGTTCGTCTCGGTCAATCTCAGTGCGGTGCAGTTCCGCGACGGCGATCTGGTCGACATCGTCCGGGCCACTCTGCAGGACGCCGGCATCCCGGGTCGCCGCCTGGAGATCGAGGTGGTGGAATCGCTGCTGCTGGAGCGTTCCGAGGACGTGCTCGAACAGCTGGGACAGCTGAAGGCCCTCGGCATCTCCGTCGACATGGACGATTTCGGCACCGGCTACTCCTCGCTCAGCTATCTCTGGCGGTTCCCGTTCGACAAGCTGAAGATCGACCAGTCGTTCATGGTGGCGCTGACCAACGGCGAGCCCAACGTGCCGCAGATCCTCGAGACGATCGTCGCCATGGCCCACACGATGCAGATGAAGGTCACCACCGAGGGCATCGAGACCCAGGCCCAGGTCGACCTGATGAAGCGTCTCGGCTGCGACCAGCTGCAGGGCTATCTGTTCGGCAAGCCGATGCCGGCGGACCGCGTCGCATCGGAGATCCTCACCCGCTTCCGGATCGCCGACAGCGGCATCCGCGGCCCGGCGGCAGCCCAGGCCGTCAGCTAG